In Terriglobales bacterium, the following proteins share a genomic window:
- a CDS encoding MBL fold metallo-hydrolase, translated as MRIEYICHACLFVDSGDVQIVTDPWFKGSAYCGQWNIFPKPVNTEILDKAQVIALSHGHEDHFHEPSLRELPRAAKVFYPYSWYGGTTEFLQELGFKDVVEAAAQKTYKLSPDTSLTYVVNSLDSIVVIEAEGKVLVNVNDALHSFPPKIQDLFITAIKERWPKIDTVFCGFGGASYFPNAIHCPGKDDVEIGEAREQLFAHSFCRIVHGLAPEVAVPFAADFALLQPEQRWINDVRFPRARLAEYFRQLYPEAAESVRIVAMYPGDVLANNQLVPNSPYRSQFVEGGLKHLLEEQYRDEIKALTSAPQIGEEDARRLEGEIIANVNRRKDLYADQLGSIKFSIKVQDCPISPCFNVSFEDARPQVTRSEHPTPDSLLVVRTSSRILRHSFASDWGGDAITIGYGLDVDVFDPATIQSSLDVACVRLLTRQPSASHYWKQEPLRMARHLISSQTTRAWVTKAVLNPSGDYSDKKTNDLMREWMFRSKCEVCRACDLPLLDDKFAAAL; from the coding sequence ATGAGAATTGAATATATTTGTCACGCGTGTCTTTTTGTTGATAGCGGTGATGTACAGATAGTCACTGACCCATGGTTTAAAGGGTCGGCGTATTGCGGCCAGTGGAACATCTTTCCCAAGCCCGTCAATACTGAGATTCTGGACAAGGCACAAGTAATAGCCTTATCTCATGGGCATGAGGACCACTTCCACGAGCCGAGTTTGCGGGAACTTCCCAGGGCAGCGAAAGTGTTCTATCCCTATAGCTGGTATGGGGGCACAACCGAGTTCCTGCAGGAACTCGGGTTCAAAGACGTGGTAGAGGCCGCCGCGCAAAAAACTTATAAGCTCTCACCTGATACTTCGCTCACGTATGTAGTCAACAGCTTGGACAGCATCGTCGTCATCGAAGCCGAGGGGAAAGTACTTGTAAACGTCAATGATGCGCTGCACTCTTTCCCCCCTAAGATTCAAGACCTATTTATTACTGCTATTAAAGAGCGCTGGCCGAAGATTGACACCGTATTCTGTGGCTTCGGTGGCGCCAGTTACTTTCCCAATGCGATCCATTGTCCGGGCAAGGATGATGTCGAGATTGGAGAAGCTCGTGAGCAGCTGTTTGCACACAGCTTCTGCCGCATAGTCCATGGCTTGGCCCCGGAGGTGGCGGTACCCTTCGCAGCGGACTTCGCCTTGCTCCAACCCGAGCAGCGGTGGATCAACGATGTGCGTTTTCCTCGCGCTCGCCTGGCAGAGTATTTTCGTCAGTTGTATCCCGAGGCTGCAGAGTCGGTTCGCATTGTCGCTATGTATCCAGGTGATGTACTGGCCAACAATCAACTGGTGCCCAATTCGCCGTATCGTAGCCAGTTCGTGGAGGGTGGGCTCAAACACCTGCTCGAGGAACAGTACCGCGACGAGATCAAAGCCCTAACTTCAGCCCCGCAAATCGGTGAAGAAGATGCGCGTCGGTTAGAGGGTGAAATCATCGCCAATGTCAATCGGCGCAAGGATCTGTACGCCGACCAACTGGGTAGTATTAAATTCAGCATCAAGGTACAGGACTGCCCGATTAGCCCGTGCTTCAATGTCAGTTTTGAAGATGCCCGTCCCCAAGTGACAAGAAGCGAGCATCCAACGCCGGATTCACTGTTGGTGGTAAGAACATCGAGTCGTATTCTGCGGCATTCCTTTGCCAGCGACTGGGGTGGGGATGCGATCACCATCGGCTACGGTTTGGACGTTGACGTATTTGATCCAGCGACAATTCAATCAAGTTTAGACGTTGCCTGCGTGCGTCTTCTGACCCGGCAACCATCGGCAAGCCATTATTGGAAACAAGAGCCCTTGCGTATGGCCAGGCACTTAATCTCCAGCCAAACCACTCGAGCCTGGGTCACCAAAGCCGTTCTAAATCCTTCTGGCGATTATAGTGACAAGAAGACCAATGACCTGATGCGAGAGTGGATGTTCCGCAGCAAATGTGAAGTTTGTCGCGCCTGCGACCTGCCTCTACTGGATGACAAATTTGCTGCGGCCCTGTAA
- a CDS encoding alginate lyase family protein: MLVQRQSPVVLARELMWRGQRRWRKARILAELGRKVCPYQFRNVPYYQATAQDISPVAREYIVGCAEAVCQGRYPLLSYAPVELGMPPRWDVDFVSGKTWAKSPSADLTTVRHDGSDVKVPWELSRLQFLPVLAKAYLLTAETRYRQVAKDLMANWIDENPVGMGVNWTIAMEAALRAMSMCFTLSILSPLQADERAWGDKVTRSLWEHLVFIEAQSEFSHIVRSNHYLSNIVGLYCLSVFLTGESAAKKRNYYRRLVEQEILKQVYDDGGDHEASTGYHVLVCQMFTTALLLMRAERVAPSPQFRERLERMYEFMFGLADESGQLPAVGDCDDGRVELLLDDLKQMNTPLPERNSLRVSNLLGIGAALFGKPMTDPADANWYGLRKDVVSYRPSSTLQTRKFQNSGIGIASCAGTEVMLLAIPNGIGGRGSHTHNDKLSVVVRFETDEFLVDSGTGCYTRDAVKRNYFRSTAAHNTLMVDGEEQNCIAPQSNLLFCIGDNAAVSPIEVEHLSHLSKMHASHLGYSRLNVIHSRTVCLSKDGQQIVVHDELTGEGLHQFEANFHFAPSWKVLAADKQHFRCELAERRVVTVSFESNVELDVQPEDTLISRTFGSTIPSTKLRLRSSKAPLPVSLVTRIQTKAVRPQIHKLNEN; this comes from the coding sequence ATGCTGGTCCAGAGGCAATCGCCCGTCGTCCTTGCGCGCGAACTGATGTGGCGAGGGCAACGCCGCTGGCGGAAGGCTCGGATCCTTGCGGAACTGGGTCGCAAAGTTTGTCCCTACCAGTTTCGTAATGTTCCTTATTATCAAGCTACAGCTCAGGACATAAGCCCTGTTGCGCGGGAGTACATCGTTGGCTGTGCGGAAGCCGTTTGTCAGGGTCGGTATCCGCTGTTGAGCTATGCGCCGGTCGAACTTGGCATGCCTCCGCGCTGGGACGTGGATTTTGTTTCGGGAAAGACCTGGGCGAAGAGTCCGAGCGCAGACCTGACGACCGTGCGGCATGATGGGTCAGACGTAAAGGTGCCGTGGGAACTGTCGAGATTGCAATTTCTTCCTGTGTTGGCGAAAGCGTATCTGCTGACCGCTGAGACCCGATATCGACAGGTTGCCAAAGACTTAATGGCGAACTGGATTGACGAAAACCCAGTGGGAATGGGGGTTAATTGGACCATTGCCATGGAGGCGGCGCTGCGTGCGATGAGCATGTGCTTCACCCTCAGCATTCTGTCGCCTTTGCAGGCAGACGAGAGAGCTTGGGGCGACAAGGTGACCCGCTCGTTGTGGGAACACCTGGTGTTTATTGAGGCGCAGTCGGAGTTCTCGCACATTGTCCGTAGTAACCACTATCTGAGCAATATCGTTGGGTTATATTGCCTGTCGGTGTTTCTGACCGGAGAGTCGGCTGCAAAAAAGCGCAACTACTACCGCCGCCTGGTGGAACAAGAAATTCTCAAACAGGTTTACGACGATGGTGGCGATCACGAGGCATCAACTGGTTACCATGTTTTGGTTTGCCAGATGTTCACCACTGCATTGTTGCTCATGCGTGCGGAGCGTGTTGCGCCCAGTCCCCAATTCCGGGAACGGCTTGAACGCATGTATGAGTTCATGTTCGGCCTGGCGGATGAAAGCGGCCAGCTTCCCGCGGTGGGAGATTGCGACGACGGTCGGGTCGAACTGCTCCTCGACGATCTTAAGCAGATGAATACTCCCTTGCCAGAACGAAATTCGCTGCGGGTTTCAAACTTACTGGGAATCGGCGCAGCTCTGTTCGGCAAACCGATGACGGACCCGGCAGACGCGAACTGGTATGGTCTGCGGAAGGACGTTGTATCTTACCGCCCAAGCTCGACCTTACAGACCAGAAAGTTTCAAAACTCGGGGATCGGCATCGCCTCATGCGCGGGCACCGAGGTGATGCTGTTAGCGATTCCTAACGGAATCGGCGGGCGCGGCAGCCACACGCATAACGACAAACTAAGTGTGGTTGTCCGTTTTGAGACGGACGAATTCCTTGTTGACTCCGGTACCGGCTGCTATACGCGCGACGCGGTCAAGCGTAATTATTTTCGTTCTACCGCGGCGCACAACACTCTCATGGTTGATGGTGAAGAGCAAAATTGCATTGCTCCGCAGAGCAATCTTTTGTTCTGCATCGGAGATAATGCCGCGGTCAGCCCCATTGAAGTTGAGCATTTATCCCACTTGTCCAAAATGCATGCTTCTCATCTGGGATATAGCAGATTAAACGTCATCCACTCGCGTACTGTCTGTTTGTCTAAGGATGGGCAACAAATCGTGGTACATGACGAGCTTACGGGAGAAGGCCTGCACCAGTTCGAAGCCAATTTTCACTTTGCTCCCAGTTGGAAGGTACTAGCCGCGGACAAACAACATTTCCGGTGCGAATTGGCGGAACGGCGTGTTGTCACGGTTAGTTTCGAGTCGAACGTGGAATTAGATGTGCAGCCGGAAGACACTCTCATTTCGCGCACTTTTGGTAGCACTATACCCTCCACCAAGCTTCGGTTGCGCAGCTCGAAAGCACCATTACCCGTTTCCCTCGTAACCCGTATTCAGACGAAAGCAGTCCGTCCTCAGATACACAAACTAAATGAGAATTGA
- a CDS encoding right-handed parallel beta-helix repeat-containing protein — protein sequence MSSSVQIAQTIFITNLQNITVRCLSGVAISVPPGSNFPIFKGTGFKNTVITGCNLVGPGAHYVSGSQPVLFFVGGDTLTIDHNQISGAAFDGMYLSGLKPTSNVYVHDNVVTGSGANGIECDAINCVVYNNTSNSNGYMGIEVYAPGNNAVVSSNVTQSNGRNGINIQSDPTTGSVHHVVITNNTTTDNLANGIQIGGLATFPIHHITILNNTVLRNVNVGINLNYTDLPIISNNTVQDNNFNHFSWSGGINFSGKVTNGILQANTVGNITSAGQQQYGIKIGDSNSINNLILNNSLAGNKVGPFYSVVPSTIVAPPSGNQILIGNN from the coding sequence GTGAGCAGCAGCGTTCAGATCGCGCAGACCATATTCATTACGAACTTACAAAATATCACTGTTCGATGCCTAAGTGGAGTTGCCATATCGGTACCGCCCGGCAGCAACTTCCCCATATTCAAAGGCACAGGCTTCAAGAATACCGTTATTACGGGCTGTAACCTGGTAGGACCGGGAGCGCACTATGTGAGCGGCTCACAACCCGTCTTGTTCTTTGTAGGTGGGGATACTCTTACGATTGACCACAACCAGATCTCAGGTGCGGCTTTTGACGGTATGTATCTCAGCGGCTTAAAGCCCACATCTAACGTTTACGTTCACGACAATGTCGTGACCGGGAGCGGGGCCAACGGAATCGAATGCGATGCCATTAATTGTGTGGTCTACAACAACACCTCAAACAGTAACGGCTACATGGGAATCGAAGTGTACGCTCCAGGGAACAATGCAGTAGTCTCGAGCAACGTCACCCAATCGAATGGTCGCAACGGAATCAACATACAAAGCGATCCCACAACGGGTAGCGTCCACCACGTAGTCATAACTAACAATACGACAACGGACAATTTGGCAAACGGTATCCAGATAGGCGGACTTGCCACCTTTCCCATCCACCACATTACGATTCTAAATAACACAGTATTGCGCAACGTGAATGTCGGAATTAACCTGAACTATACTGACCTTCCGATTATTTCCAACAATACCGTCCAGGATAATAACTTCAATCACTTCAGTTGGAGTGGCGGTATTAATTTCAGCGGGAAGGTGACAAACGGAATTCTGCAAGCGAACACCGTCGGCAACATTACCAGTGCGGGCCAGCAGCAGTATGGCATTAAAATTGGAGACAGCAATTCCATCAACAATTTAATACTCAACAATAGTCTTGCCGGAAATAAGGTAGGACCGTTTTATTCCGTGGTTCCAAGCACTATCGTGGCCCCTCCGAGCGGCAATCAGATATTGATTGGCAATAACTAA